One genomic region from Spartinivicinus poritis encodes:
- a CDS encoding rod shape-determining protein, translated as MLKKLRGFFSSDLSIDLGTANTLIYVRDKGIVLNEPSVVAIRHHGSQKTVAAVGTEAKRMLGRTPGNITAIRPMKDGVIADFSVTEKMLQHFINKVHENSFIQPSPRVLVCVPCKSTQVERRAIRESALGAGAREVYLIEEPMAAAIGAGLPVEEAHGSMVVDIGGGTTEIAIISLSGIVYSESVRVGGDRFDEAIVTYVRRNYGSLIGDATAERIKQEIACAYPGDELREIDVRGRNLAEGVPRSFTLNSNEILEALQESLAAIVQSVKSALEQSPPELASDIAERGMVLTGGGALLKGLERLLSEETGLPVVVAEDPLTCVARGGGRALEIMERHAFDLLSTE; from the coding sequence ATGCTCAAGAAACTACGGGGATTTTTTTCGAGTGACCTGTCAATTGACTTAGGTACTGCTAATACCCTGATTTATGTTAGAGATAAAGGGATCGTGTTAAACGAACCTTCGGTGGTGGCTATTCGTCATCATGGTAGTCAGAAAACGGTTGCCGCAGTGGGTACTGAGGCGAAACGAATGCTGGGTAGAACCCCTGGTAATATCACCGCTATCCGGCCGATGAAAGACGGAGTAATAGCCGATTTCAGCGTCACGGAAAAAATGCTCCAGCATTTTATTAATAAGGTACACGAAAACAGTTTTATTCAGCCAAGCCCTCGGGTGCTGGTATGTGTACCTTGTAAGTCGACTCAAGTCGAGCGGCGGGCCATTCGCGAGTCAGCATTAGGAGCGGGTGCTCGTGAAGTGTATTTAATAGAAGAACCAATGGCAGCAGCAATTGGTGCAGGCCTACCTGTTGAAGAAGCCCATGGTTCAATGGTTGTGGATATCGGTGGGGGAACCACTGAAATTGCTATTATCTCCCTAAGTGGCATTGTTTACTCAGAGTCTGTTCGGGTAGGTGGAGATCGCTTTGATGAAGCGATTGTCACTTATGTTCGTCGTAACTATGGCAGCTTGATAGGCGATGCTACAGCGGAAAGAATTAAACAAGAAATTGCCTGCGCGTACCCAGGTGATGAGCTACGTGAAATTGATGTAAGAGGCCGTAACCTGGCAGAAGGGGTGCCTCGCAGCTTTACCCTTAATAGTAATGAGATTCTAGAAGCCCTTCAGGAATCCTTAGCAGCCATTGTGCAGTCAGTAAAAAGTGCATTGGAGCAATCACCACCTGAACTGGCTTCGGATATTGCAGAGCGGGGAATGGTTCTGACAGGAGGTGGTGCACTACTAAAAGGCTTGGAGCGCCTGCTTAGTGAAGAAACTGGGTTGCCCGTGGTGGTGGCTGAAGATCCTCTGACTTGTGTAGCACGAGGGGGAGGACGGGCACTAGAAATAATGGAACGCCATGCTTTTGATCTTTTATCTACTGAGTAG
- the gatC gene encoding Asp-tRNA(Asn)/Glu-tRNA(Gln) amidotransferase subunit GatC: MALDQTDVEKIAHLARIAIDQQDIVNTTEGLTQILTMIDQMQAADTDNVEPLAHPLEMEQRLRADAVTETNQRETFQAIAPATENGLYLVPKVIE, from the coding sequence ATGGCCCTTGATCAAACCGATGTTGAAAAAATCGCCCACCTGGCACGCATTGCTATCGACCAGCAAGATATTGTCAATACGACTGAAGGGCTAACCCAAATTTTAACCATGATCGACCAAATGCAAGCTGCTGATACTGATAATGTAGAGCCCCTGGCTCATCCGCTGGAAATGGAACAGCGGCTTCGGGCAGATGCTGTAACCGAAACCAACCAGCGAGAAACCTTTCAGGCCATTGCACCAGCCACTGAAAACGGTTTGTATCTGGTACCCAAGGTTATTGAGTGA
- a CDS encoding YhdP family protein yields the protein MKRFAKFFTRLIWSISIVGVVLLALYVSLGRMLLPLLADYRESLQQELSTTLNIPVTIATLAGTWSGFNPALDIKTVQIGETELQSLSANRVLAELDVFSTLIEQSPVFRYLQVEGLHLYLIEGQSGGWHLKGFNRTAGEADPKLILTSLLKQPHIQFTNTTIHFQDREGQVKTLEDTKLAFNQTSEGYRLDGYVRQAQGGEAKLIAEMQQVSPNSLGHLQLFIDASPNNWKPWVALITPDDIQLDNLHLGGKLWLNWQNKQLTVSGRLENIGLAIQYQDLPKQQLSKGYLQFNFNRQSNKNWQLALPSANFRLNGVAAPFHNAFISYQQGKWTVASEQINLNLLKESSLATKLLPEFPAQLVTELNPRGLIQQLVVDWSSAMSDFQLLGKLKQVAVAAKGFAPSASGVSGLLYTNAEQGWFDLDSQQGFSLGMVELFRKPWQYRQATAHLAWLKNAETFQLYTNQAQLKHRGAEYNAKLRLVFPLTEGPITMALQAGVKNADAGLAYQYIPAKHDVLPEELVKWLDEAIVAGKIEQGAFMYNGPVTATDVENDISFGLFFNVAEGTVQYDSQWPKADKLTGRVLVDNTQVDVNIASGVVHQADIQQLKLQVAEQSKDNFAVTVNSQLKVPGPAVNHLLTHSPIGDALGTRNKNTNKDKDKTKKADQSLQINGQFDSTLKLMIPIDKPEETEVVVTTQAKEGTINTADLGLVVEQINGQIAYHSKKGITGNDIQLTLFGHPARLNMSAKPVKRQLQQQFSLTGKADAPKVANWLQHQLELNNQLNQKQQQQFNKVAKGQFSYSAKATMPFDQPENFKLLVKSNLKGTAVNLPEPLHKSATEQQSVNVELNQFGKTNRWRVKLGSLLQSEWLVQQGQLVGADLFFGQGRQASKLKRQQLNVSGQLAGLDLAKWWPWVDMFTADTQRQQKHQPKWQLSVDQLKLNELYSPVGVLEDLVLSLNTYQQVWQAEVESDQLAGRAVIPFNSRQKPYEVALKRLHLPTLPKTAKNSKDQDPLAGFNPLTMPDMDIEVADLKIGNQVSGSFAAKLKNTPQTLKINNISAQINHLRVKGNINWHKQQTDFKGVVRAVDLADVLEAWGQSASITSKKAKFSIDVNWPGSPLNLSMAKLNGEIYSKIEHGRFLEAKGSANVLRVFGLLNFSSIARRIKLDFSDLLKSGVSFDKIKATTQFANGEMRFKEPVEIEGPSSNFALSGKANLVNDTLNMSLLVTLPVTNNLPFLAVLMGAPQVGGAIYLFDKLLGDKVEKFASARYTLTGSFSNPTIALDKFFTDKTKQQ from the coding sequence GTGAAACGTTTTGCCAAATTTTTTACCCGACTGATCTGGAGTATTTCAATTGTTGGGGTTGTGCTACTTGCGCTGTATGTCAGTTTAGGGCGAATGTTGCTGCCATTGCTGGCTGATTATCGAGAAAGCTTACAACAAGAGCTGTCTACTACCTTAAATATTCCTGTCACTATTGCAACGCTAGCTGGTACCTGGTCTGGTTTTAACCCGGCGCTAGATATAAAAACCGTACAGATTGGTGAAACTGAGCTGCAGTCATTAAGTGCAAATCGTGTGCTGGCTGAGCTGGATGTTTTTTCAACATTGATTGAGCAATCCCCAGTGTTTCGCTATTTGCAGGTGGAAGGCTTACATCTATATCTGATTGAAGGGCAGTCTGGAGGTTGGCATTTAAAAGGTTTTAATCGTACGGCAGGTGAAGCTGATCCAAAGTTAATTTTGACCTCGTTGCTCAAGCAACCCCATATCCAGTTTACCAATACTACGATTCACTTTCAGGATAGAGAAGGACAGGTCAAAACCCTAGAAGATACCAAGCTTGCATTTAACCAGACAAGTGAAGGCTATCGGCTGGATGGTTATGTTAGACAAGCTCAAGGGGGGGAGGCAAAGTTAATAGCAGAGATGCAGCAAGTGTCTCCTAACTCATTGGGTCATTTACAACTGTTTATAGACGCCTCACCTAATAATTGGAAACCCTGGGTCGCACTGATTACTCCTGATGATATTCAGCTTGATAATCTGCATCTGGGAGGGAAGCTCTGGTTAAACTGGCAAAATAAGCAGTTAACAGTAAGTGGTCGTCTAGAGAATATTGGTCTTGCTATCCAATACCAAGACTTGCCTAAGCAGCAGTTATCTAAAGGCTATTTACAATTTAACTTTAATCGTCAGTCTAATAAAAATTGGCAACTTGCGTTACCTTCTGCCAATTTTCGCCTGAATGGGGTAGCAGCACCATTTCATAATGCGTTTATCAGCTATCAACAAGGAAAATGGACCGTTGCCAGCGAGCAGATTAATTTAAATTTACTGAAAGAGTCTTCCCTTGCTACCAAGCTACTACCTGAATTTCCAGCTCAGCTTGTTACTGAATTAAACCCTCGAGGGCTTATACAGCAGCTAGTGGTGGACTGGTCATCAGCAATGAGTGACTTTCAGTTACTCGGCAAGTTGAAACAAGTTGCGGTGGCAGCCAAAGGGTTTGCGCCTTCTGCATCGGGTGTTTCTGGGCTGTTATATACCAACGCTGAACAGGGCTGGTTTGATTTGGATAGTCAGCAAGGGTTTAGCCTGGGAATGGTCGAGCTGTTTAGAAAACCGTGGCAGTATCGGCAAGCAACAGCCCATTTAGCCTGGTTAAAAAATGCTGAGACATTTCAGCTTTATACTAACCAAGCGCAATTGAAGCACCGTGGTGCTGAGTATAATGCTAAGCTCCGCTTAGTTTTTCCCCTAACTGAAGGGCCTATAACCATGGCTTTGCAGGCGGGAGTAAAAAATGCTGATGCAGGTTTGGCTTATCAATATATTCCAGCCAAGCACGATGTATTACCTGAAGAATTGGTGAAGTGGCTGGATGAAGCCATTGTTGCAGGTAAAATTGAGCAAGGTGCCTTTATGTATAACGGCCCTGTCACGGCAACTGATGTGGAAAATGATATTAGCTTTGGTCTGTTTTTTAATGTGGCAGAAGGTACCGTTCAATATGATAGCCAATGGCCGAAAGCTGATAAATTAACGGGTCGGGTATTAGTTGACAATACACAGGTTGATGTGAATATAGCCAGTGGTGTAGTTCATCAAGCTGATATACAGCAACTGAAGTTACAGGTGGCTGAGCAAAGCAAAGATAATTTTGCTGTAACGGTTAATAGTCAATTAAAAGTACCAGGGCCTGCGGTAAATCATTTATTAACTCATTCTCCTATTGGTGATGCCCTAGGCACCCGTAATAAAAATACAAATAAGGATAAAGATAAGACTAAAAAAGCCGATCAAAGCTTGCAGATTAATGGACAGTTTGATTCAACATTGAAGCTGATGATCCCCATTGATAAACCTGAGGAAACAGAGGTGGTCGTTACCACTCAGGCCAAAGAGGGGACTATTAATACAGCAGACTTAGGGCTGGTAGTAGAACAAATCAATGGTCAAATAGCTTATCACTCGAAAAAAGGCATTACTGGCAATGATATTCAACTTACATTATTTGGTCACCCTGCACGTTTGAATATGTCTGCTAAGCCAGTTAAGCGGCAATTGCAGCAGCAGTTTAGCTTAACTGGTAAAGCCGATGCACCTAAGGTAGCAAACTGGTTACAGCATCAACTTGAGCTTAATAATCAACTTAATCAAAAACAGCAGCAACAATTTAATAAAGTTGCTAAAGGCCAGTTTTCATATAGCGCTAAGGCAACCATGCCTTTTGATCAGCCTGAAAACTTTAAGCTCTTAGTGAAATCTAACTTGAAAGGGACGGCTGTCAATTTACCAGAGCCTCTACATAAATCTGCTACTGAGCAGCAATCAGTGAATGTGGAGTTAAATCAGTTTGGCAAAACTAATCGCTGGCGGGTAAAGCTTGGGTCACTGCTACAGTCGGAGTGGTTAGTGCAGCAAGGCCAGCTGGTGGGAGCTGATCTTTTCTTTGGCCAAGGACGCCAGGCATCCAAGTTGAAGCGGCAGCAGTTGAATGTGAGTGGCCAGTTGGCAGGACTTGATTTAGCTAAATGGTGGCCATGGGTTGATATGTTCACAGCCGATACTCAACGTCAGCAAAAGCATCAACCTAAATGGCAGCTGTCAGTTGATCAGCTGAAGTTAAATGAGTTGTACTCACCAGTGGGGGTGCTAGAGGATTTAGTGTTGTCACTTAATACTTATCAGCAGGTCTGGCAAGCCGAAGTAGAAAGTGATCAGCTTGCTGGGCGGGCGGTGATCCCATTTAATAGCCGTCAGAAGCCTTACGAAGTTGCATTAAAGCGCTTGCACCTGCCTACACTACCTAAAACAGCTAAGAATAGTAAGGATCAAGATCCATTAGCTGGCTTTAACCCACTGACAATGCCTGATATGGATATTGAGGTTGCTGATTTGAAAATAGGCAATCAGGTGTCTGGTAGTTTTGCGGCAAAGCTAAAGAATACGCCACAAACACTAAAAATTAACAATATTTCAGCACAAATTAACCATTTAAGAGTGAAGGGCAATATAAACTGGCATAAACAGCAAACTGATTTTAAAGGGGTTGTAAGGGCTGTTGACTTAGCTGACGTGCTGGAAGCGTGGGGGCAATCAGCATCTATTACCAGTAAAAAAGCTAAGTTTTCTATTGATGTGAATTGGCCAGGAAGCCCACTCAACTTATCAATGGCGAAGCTGAATGGCGAGATTTATAGCAAGATTGAGCATGGGCGATTTCTTGAAGCGAAAGGATCTGCCAATGTATTGCGAGTATTTGGTTTGCTTAACTTCAGTTCAATTGCTCGTCGAATCAAGCTGGATTTTTCTGATTTGTTAAAATCAGGCGTCAGTTTTGACAAAATAAAAGCCACCACGCAATTTGCTAATGGTGAAATGCGTTTTAAAGAGCCTGTGGAAATAGAGGGGCCATCCTCGAATTTTGCATTATCTGGTAAAGCAAACCTGGTAAACGATACACTTAATATGTCGTTATTAGTCACTTTACCCGTCACCAATAATTTACCTTTTCTTGCGGTATTGATGGGTGCACCACAGGTAGGGGGGGCAATTTATCTGTTTGATAAGCTGCTGGGTGATAAGGTGGAGAAGTTTGCAAGTGCTCGCTACACCCTAACAGGTTCATTTTCTAATCCAACCATTGCGTTGGACAAATTTTTTACCGATAAAACGAAACAACAGTAA
- the mreC gene encoding rod shape-determining protein MreC: protein MKRIFSKQQSLTAQLLFFIVLSLGLMLSEQRFDGLDNGLNKVRAWLTVIATPVQWVADLPAQMWGMADDALKTRKELILENAKLEAKNLLLERRLQKLAALTAQNIRLRELLNSSKLLDERVLIAELVGVDPDPYTHQVIVNKGSTDGVFVGQPLLDASGLMGQVISVSPFSSRVLLVTDANHSVPVQVNRNGARAIAAGTGKLDELLLRHVPDTADIREGDILVSSGLGQRFPVGYPVGKVVQVIHDPGKPFAIIKVRPSAKLDRSRHVLLVFSGKEANDNSDVIAVDETQVSEAPNVN from the coding sequence ATTAAGCGAATATTTTCTAAGCAACAATCACTCACCGCGCAGCTGCTGTTTTTTATTGTGCTGTCATTAGGCTTGATGCTTTCTGAGCAACGGTTTGATGGTCTCGATAATGGCCTTAACAAAGTGAGAGCCTGGCTGACAGTGATCGCTACGCCCGTGCAGTGGGTGGCTGATCTTCCTGCACAAATGTGGGGGATGGCTGATGACGCCCTGAAAACTCGCAAAGAGCTAATTTTAGAAAACGCTAAACTGGAGGCTAAAAACCTGCTACTAGAAAGGCGTTTACAAAAGCTGGCTGCCCTAACCGCTCAAAATATCCGTTTAAGAGAACTGCTAAATTCTTCCAAACTCCTGGATGAAAGAGTGCTTATTGCAGAACTGGTGGGGGTTGATCCAGATCCTTATACTCACCAGGTTATTGTCAATAAAGGTTCGACAGATGGTGTCTTTGTAGGACAGCCTTTACTTGATGCCAGTGGCTTGATGGGGCAGGTTATTTCAGTCAGCCCATTTTCCAGTCGTGTTCTGTTGGTTACCGATGCTAATCATAGTGTGCCTGTACAGGTGAATCGTAATGGTGCCCGAGCCATTGCTGCAGGCACGGGCAAGCTGGATGAGCTGTTACTACGTCATGTTCCGGATACTGCTGATATCCGTGAAGGTGATATCTTAGTCAGTTCGGGACTCGGGCAGCGTTTTCCAGTGGGCTATCCTGTGGGTAAAGTAGTTCAGGTTATCCATGACCCAGGCAAACCTTTTGCCATCATCAAAGTAAGACCTTCTGCTAAGTTAGATCGCAGCCGTCATGTGTTATTAGTCTTCAGTGGTAAAGAAGCTAATGATAACAGTGATGTGATTGCGGTGGATGAGACCCAAGTAAGTGAAGCGCCTAATGTCAACTGA
- the mreD gene encoding rod shape-determining protein MreD, which produces MSTDRPQGRMVIWTTIFFAYVLSLLPMPSYLELGRPEWLAMVMLYWALALPDRIGLILAWVVGLMLDVMQGVLLGQNALGMVIVVYVAHKLHRRMRIYPLLQQSMVVFVVIGIYQMLNLWAKSFSGRTPPNLLFLLPTVVSALLWPWLFILLRDLRRRYKVN; this is translated from the coding sequence ATGTCAACTGATCGACCCCAGGGCCGCATGGTAATCTGGACGACTATTTTTTTTGCTTATGTGTTGAGTTTATTACCAATGCCCTCTTATCTGGAGCTGGGCCGACCAGAGTGGTTAGCTATGGTGATGCTCTATTGGGCACTGGCATTACCTGATCGAATAGGATTAATACTAGCCTGGGTGGTTGGCTTAATGTTGGATGTGATGCAAGGTGTGCTGCTTGGGCAAAACGCCCTTGGCATGGTGATAGTTGTCTATGTTGCCCATAAACTGCATCGACGTATGCGTATTTATCCGCTACTCCAGCAGTCCATGGTGGTATTTGTGGTCATTGGTATTTATCAAATGCTTAATCTGTGGGCTAAATCTTTTAGTGGTCGTACACCACCTAATTTATTGTTTTTGTTGCCAACTGTCGTCAGTGCCTTATTATGGCCGTGGTTGTTTATTTTATTACGAGATTTAAGAAGGCGATATAAAGTTAATTAA
- the gatA gene encoding Asp-tRNA(Asn)/Glu-tRNA(Gln) amidotransferase subunit GatA, whose product MQNKTVAQLAAGLAKGEFSSVELTQHYLNQIKQFDNQLNSFISITEDQALTAAKAADNCRANNNAGPLTGVPIAHKDIFCTSGIKTTCGSKMLSNFIAPYESTVSQKFQDAGCVMLGKTNMDEFAMGSSNENSYFGAVKNPWQLDAIPGGSSGGSAAAVAARLAPAATGTDTGGSIRQPAALCGITGLKPTYGRVSRWGMIAFASSLDQAGPITQTAEDAALLMNVMAGFDEKDSTCANEPVPDYTTTLNDNIAGLKIGLPKEYFSANLDSQIAANVEQAIKTLEKLGATVKEISLANSHLALPAYYVIAPAECSSNLSRFDGVRFGHRCEDPKDLEDLYKRSRAEGFGSEVKRRILVGTYVLSAGYYDAYYIKAQKLRRLIKNDFVAAFNDVDVIVGPTTPSPAFKLGEKTNDPVAMYLSDIYTISTNLAGLPAMSIPVGFTDGLPTGMQLIGNYFAEARLLNVAHQFQQQTDWHQQLPTAIQV is encoded by the coding sequence ATGCAAAACAAAACTGTAGCGCAACTGGCAGCTGGTCTTGCCAAAGGCGAATTTTCCAGTGTTGAGCTTACCCAGCATTATTTGAACCAGATTAAGCAGTTCGATAATCAGCTGAATAGTTTTATCAGTATCACAGAAGATCAAGCACTGACGGCAGCCAAAGCAGCCGACAATTGCCGTGCAAATAATAATGCAGGCCCGTTAACCGGTGTCCCTATTGCTCATAAGGATATTTTTTGTACAAGCGGCATTAAAACAACTTGTGGCTCTAAAATGCTCTCTAACTTTATTGCCCCTTATGAGTCAACTGTCTCACAAAAGTTCCAAGATGCAGGTTGTGTAATGTTGGGTAAAACCAATATGGATGAGTTTGCCATGGGCTCTTCTAACGAAAACAGTTACTTTGGTGCCGTCAAAAACCCTTGGCAATTAGACGCTATCCCTGGCGGCTCGTCTGGTGGTTCAGCTGCAGCGGTTGCAGCTCGACTGGCTCCTGCAGCCACTGGCACAGATACAGGTGGCTCTATTCGCCAACCTGCTGCCTTATGTGGCATCACCGGATTAAAACCCACCTATGGTCGTGTATCGCGCTGGGGCATGATTGCCTTTGCCTCTAGCCTTGACCAAGCTGGCCCGATCACCCAAACTGCCGAAGATGCCGCCTTGTTAATGAATGTCATGGCAGGGTTTGATGAAAAAGACTCAACCTGTGCCAATGAACCAGTGCCAGACTATACCACCACCCTTAATGACAACATTGCCGGGTTAAAAATCGGCTTACCGAAAGAATATTTCTCTGCCAACTTAGATAGTCAGATTGCCGCTAATGTAGAGCAAGCCATTAAAACATTGGAAAAGTTAGGCGCTACGGTTAAAGAAATCAGTTTGGCTAATTCTCATCTGGCATTACCCGCTTATTATGTGATTGCTCCGGCTGAGTGCTCTTCTAATTTATCCCGTTTTGATGGGGTGCGATTTGGTCACCGCTGTGAAGACCCCAAAGACCTGGAAGATTTATATAAGCGCTCCCGTGCAGAAGGCTTTGGCTCTGAAGTCAAGCGCCGTATTTTGGTAGGCACTTATGTCCTATCTGCCGGCTATTATGATGCCTATTACATCAAAGCCCAAAAGCTGAGACGATTAATTAAAAATGATTTTGTGGCCGCCTTTAATGATGTGGATGTCATTGTTGGCCCTACCACTCCATCCCCTGCGTTTAAGCTGGGTGAAAAAACCAACGACCCGGTAGCTATGTATTTATCGGATATCTATACCATTTCCACCAACCTGGCTGGCTTACCGGCGATGTCAATTCCAGTGGGTTTTACAGATGGCCTGCCTACGGGTATGCAACTGATTGGTAACTACTTTGCTGAAGCCAGGCTATTAAATGTGGCTCACCAATTTCAGCAACAAACCGACTGGCACCAACAATTACCAACCGCAATTCAGGTATAA
- a CDS encoding Maf family protein, with amino-acid sequence MDVPSIYLASQSPRRRELLEQIKVSYQVLASDVNETPLLNEHPQHYVERIAEAKAEAGWQLLKTSGLAQRPVLAADTAVVLEGTILGKPTSVADAKAMLTDLSGKQHQVMTSVAVVNVDATKLITSITDVVFKSLTESLIDRYCATGEPNDKAGAYGIQGLGAILVAEIKGSYSGVVGLPLTETAELLTQFEVDVWQSHGI; translated from the coding sequence ATGGACGTTCCAAGTATTTATTTAGCATCCCAGTCTCCCCGGCGTCGAGAGCTACTGGAGCAAATTAAGGTAAGTTACCAGGTGCTTGCTTCAGACGTTAATGAAACCCCTTTGCTGAATGAGCATCCACAACACTATGTTGAGCGTATTGCTGAGGCTAAAGCAGAAGCTGGTTGGCAACTATTGAAAACCAGTGGGTTAGCCCAGCGGCCTGTATTAGCAGCTGATACGGCAGTTGTGTTAGAGGGTACCATTTTAGGCAAGCCGACCTCTGTAGCTGATGCCAAAGCTATGCTGACAGACTTATCAGGGAAGCAGCATCAGGTAATGACTTCAGTTGCCGTAGTGAATGTTGATGCGACCAAACTGATAACCAGTATCACGGATGTAGTCTTTAAGTCGCTAACCGAATCACTCATAGACCGCTATTGTGCAACAGGAGAGCCTAATGACAAAGCTGGTGCTTACGGTATTCAAGGGCTGGGAGCAATATTAGTAGCTGAGATAAAAGGCAGTTACAGTGGTGTAGTGGGGTTACCTTTAACTGAAACGGCTGAGTTGCTGACCCAGTTTGAAGTTGATGTCTGGCAAAGCCATGGTATTTAA
- the rng gene encoding ribonuclease G, which translates to MSEEILMNITPMESRVAVVENGVLQEVYIERTQRRGIVGNIYKGKVVRVLPGMQAAFIDIGLERAAFIHVSEIAPKGEVKEDEDATEPLIHELVHEGQSLVVQVTKDPLGTKGARLTTHISIPARYLVYMPDTNHVGISLRIEDQEERDRLKQLVENALAAEQAEEKGGFILRTAAEGVGAEEVLADIRFLHRLWESVSEGIKDARAPEAVYEDLPLHLRTLRDLVDPKIEKVRIDSRETYQKVCKFVKKLIPQIEGRVEYYPGERPIFDLYGVEDEIQKALSRKVQLKSGGYLILDQTEAMTTIDVNTGAFVGHRNLEETIFKTNLEAATAIARQVRLRNLGGIIIIDFIDMEEAEHQRQVLRTFEKLLERDHAKTNITGVSELGLVEMTRKRTRESLENVLCEPCPTCEGRGTLKTADTVCYEIFREILREARAYESEGYLVLASQKVVDRLVDEESDNVADLEAFIGRTIKFQVEPMYSQEQFDVVLI; encoded by the coding sequence ATGTCCGAAGAAATATTAATGAATATCACCCCAATGGAGTCTCGTGTGGCGGTGGTGGAAAATGGCGTTTTACAAGAAGTGTATATTGAGCGGACCCAACGGCGTGGCATAGTTGGAAACATTTATAAAGGCAAAGTAGTTCGGGTGTTACCTGGTATGCAAGCTGCTTTTATTGATATTGGCTTAGAGCGCGCCGCCTTTATTCATGTTAGCGAAATAGCACCCAAGGGTGAGGTAAAAGAAGATGAGGATGCAACCGAACCATTAATTCACGAACTTGTGCATGAAGGCCAATCATTAGTAGTGCAGGTAACCAAAGATCCGTTAGGTACCAAAGGGGCCAGACTGACTACCCATATTTCTATTCCTGCCCGATACCTCGTTTATATGCCTGATACCAATCATGTAGGCATTTCATTAAGAATTGAAGACCAAGAAGAGCGAGATCGCCTCAAGCAGCTGGTTGAAAATGCATTAGCAGCAGAGCAGGCGGAAGAAAAAGGTGGCTTTATTTTACGTACGGCTGCTGAAGGCGTTGGTGCCGAGGAGGTACTGGCTGATATCCGCTTTTTACATCGGCTGTGGGAATCTGTTTCTGAAGGCATTAAAGATGCTAGAGCACCTGAAGCAGTTTATGAAGATTTACCACTTCATTTACGCACACTGAGAGACTTAGTTGATCCTAAAATAGAAAAGGTGCGAATAGACTCCAGAGAAACTTATCAGAAAGTTTGCAAATTTGTAAAAAAGCTGATTCCACAGATTGAGGGGCGAGTGGAATATTATCCTGGTGAGCGCCCTATTTTTGATCTATATGGGGTTGAGGATGAAATCCAAAAAGCGCTTAGCCGAAAGGTGCAGTTAAAGTCGGGTGGTTATTTAATTTTGGATCAAACGGAAGCAATGACCACTATTGATGTCAATACTGGAGCATTTGTTGGCCATCGTAACTTAGAAGAAACGATTTTTAAAACCAACCTGGAAGCTGCAACTGCCATTGCTCGTCAAGTCAGGCTGCGCAACCTGGGTGGGATAATTATTATTGATTTTATCGATATGGAAGAAGCTGAGCACCAACGACAAGTCTTACGAACTTTTGAAAAGCTGCTTGAACGTGATCATGCTAAAACCAATATTACTGGGGTTTCTGAGTTAGGGTTGGTCGAAATGACCCGTAAACGCACCCGAGAAAGCCTGGAAAATGTGTTGTGTGAGCCTTGCCCAACTTGTGAGGGGCGAGGTACCTTAAAAACGGCAGATACTGTTTGTTATGAAATATTCCGGGAAATTCTCCGTGAAGCCAGAGCCTATGAAAGCGAAGGGTATTTAGTGCTGGCCTCGCAAAAAGTGGTTGACCGGTTGGTAGATGAAGAGTCTGATAATGTGGCTGACTTGGAAGCATTCATTGGTCGCACCATTAAATTTCAAGTTGAGCCTATGTATTCGCAAGAGCAGTTTGATGTAGTGTTGATTTAG